One Gemmatimonadaceae bacterium genomic window, CGTGAGCGACACCTGCGGCGTGTCGAGGTCCTCGAGCGCGCCGTCCTCGCGCTCATGGACGGTGAACTGGACGAGGAGCTGCGCGAGCTGGCCGAATCCGAGGCCCACTCGCTGGCCGGAACCGTGGGGAGCTTCGGGATGCGCGGTGGCTCGCGACTGGCCCGTGCCCTCGAGCAGTCGTTCTCGTCGCGCCACACGCTGGCGCGCCCGCTGGCCATGCGCCTGGCGGACCAGGTGCTCGCCCTGCGCCGCGAGCTGGAGCGCCCCGGTGCCACGCTCGCCGTTGCTGCTGACGGCACGCTCCCCGCGCGCATCCTCCTCCTCGGGAGCGCCGAGCGCTGCGATCAGTTTGTCGCCGAGGGGGTCTCGATGGGGCTCGAGGTCACCGCGCGGGCGCTTGGCGATGGGGCGCACGCCATCGCCGAGGAGGCGCCGGAGGCGATCATCCTCGAGGGGAACGACGACGAGCCCGACGCGCTCATCGCCCTCCTCGATTCGTTAGGCACGCGCCTCGCCGTCCCGGCGTTCGTCGTCACCGCGCGCGACACGATGGCCATGCGCCTGGCCATTGCGCGCGCCGGCGCCTCGGGGCCGCTCCTCCCGGGGCAGCCGCCGGCGATGATCCTCGAGCGCGCGGCGACCGCGATCGCCGCGCGCGAGCTGGGGCAACCATCCATCCTCCTCGTGGACGGCGACCCCTACGCGTTGCAGGTGACGACGCTGATCCTCGAACAGGGCGGGATGCGCGTCCTCCCGCTGGGCGACCCGATGGCCTTCTGGGAGACGCTGGAGTCGGTGCAGCCCGACGCCGTCGTCACCGCGGCAACGATGGCCGTGACGACGGCGGTGAACGGGGTCGACCTCTGCCGCGCCCTGCGCGCCGACCCGCGCTGGCGCGAACTCCCGGTCATCCTCCTCGCCACCGCCGACGAAGCGCCGTTCGTGCGCGAAGCCTATCTCGCGGGAACCGACGACGTGGTGCGGAAACCGGTGCAGCCGCTCGAGCTGGTCCCGCGCGTGCAGAACCGCCTGCGGCGCTCGCGCCAGGCGCGCCGCCCGCACGAGGTCAACGCCGTCACCGGGCTCGCCGGTCGCCGCAAGGCGGAGCGCGACCTCGATCGCTTCCTGCAGCTCGCGCGCCGCCACCGGCACGAAGTCACGCTCATCACCATGCGCCTCGATGGCTATGCCGAGGCGGTGCAGCGCCTGGGGCAGTCGGCGGTGGATGCCGCGTCGCTCGCCGTGAGCCAGCTCCTGCAGCAGTCGTTCCGCGCCGAGGACGTGGTGTCGCAGTGGGGGCCCAACCAGTACGTGATTGGGCTGTTCGACGCCAACGCCGCCAACGCCGCCACGCGCGTGCGGGAGATCATGGCGGCGCTGCGCGCCCGCCGCTTCCCCGCGCCGTCAGGCGCAACGCTGGCCTTCACCTGCAGCGCCGGCATCGCCACCTTCCCCGACGACGCCGGCGACGTGCGATCGCTGCACGACGCCGCCGACGCCGCCCTCCTCTCCAGTGGGGGCGCATCCTCCACCGAGGTACTCGGCGTCGCCAGCAACCCGCACGAGCGCGCCACCGGGCGCATCGACGTCCTCCTCGTGGAAGACGACGCCGCCGTGGCCACGCTCCTCGTGCACGCGCTGCAA contains:
- a CDS encoding response regulator, translating into MIGPTPLFTAVRGEQAAQVWARLRERHLRRVEVLERAVLALMDGELDEELRELAESEAHSLAGTVGSFGMRGGSRLARALEQSFSSRHTLARPLAMRLADQVLALRRELERPGATLAVAADGTLPARILLLGSAERCDQFVAEGVSMGLEVTARALGDGAHAIAEEAPEAIILEGNDDEPDALIALLDSLGTRLAVPAFVVTARDTMAMRLAIARAGASGPLLPGQPPAMILERAATAIAARELGQPSILLVDGDPYALQVTTLILEQGGMRVLPLGDPMAFWETLESVQPDAVVTAATMAVTTAVNGVDLCRALRADPRWRELPVILLATADEAPFVREAYLAGTDDVVRKPVQPLELVPRVQNRLRRSRQARRPHEVNAVTGLAGRRKAERDLDRFLQLARRHRHEVTLITMRLDGYAEAVQRLGQSAVDAASLAVSQLLQQSFRAEDVVSQWGPNQYVIGLFDANAANAATRVREIMAALRARRFPAPSGATLAFTCSAGIATFPDDAGDVRSLHDAADAALLSSGGASSTEVLGVASNPHERATGRIDVLLVEDDAAVATLLVHALQSRQYEVRWLRSGQEAASALLGEPPEIRARLILMEVNLPELDGLALLRSLGEQDVLRHTRVIVLSSRSTEAETVQAFELGAFDYVPKPFSVPVLAERIRRAMRA